The following proteins are encoded in a genomic region of Dokdonia donghaensis DSW-1:
- the hisF gene encoding imidazole glycerol phosphate synthase subunit HisF, protein MITKRIIPCLDIKDGRTVKGTNFVNLRDAGDPVALAKIYSETGADELVFLDISATEERRKTLADLVLRVASQVNIPFTVGGGISSVEDVDILLQNGADKVSINSSAVKRPELINELVAKFGSQCIVVAIDAKYVEGGWIVHLVGGKVPTEYNLFDWAKEVEERGAGEILFTSMDNDGTKDGFANEALARLSESLNIPIIASGGAGNMQHFADAFTEGKADAALAASVFHFKEIEIPSLKEELATQGIAMRL, encoded by the coding sequence GTGATTACTAAGCGTATTATTCCTTGTTTAGATATTAAGGACGGTAGAACTGTAAAGGGAACAAACTTTGTAAACCTTAGAGATGCTGGTGATCCAGTAGCACTTGCAAAGATCTACTCAGAGACAGGAGCAGATGAGCTTGTGTTTTTAGACATATCTGCTACAGAGGAACGTCGTAAGACCCTTGCAGATCTAGTGTTAAGAGTGGCCTCTCAAGTAAACATACCATTTACCGTAGGGGGAGGAATATCGTCTGTAGAAGATGTAGATATCTTATTACAGAATGGTGCAGATAAAGTTTCTATAAACTCTAGTGCTGTAAAAAGACCAGAACTCATAAATGAGCTTGTAGCAAAATTTGGTTCTCAATGTATTGTTGTCGCCATAGACGCAAAGTATGTAGAAGGAGGGTGGATTGTACATTTAGTAGGAGGAAAGGTGCCTACAGAGTACAACCTCTTTGACTGGGCAAAAGAAGTAGAAGAGCGCGGTGCTGGTGAAATACTTTTTACCTCTATGGATAATGATGGTACAAAAGATGGTTTTGCAAACGAGGCGCTAGCCAGACTTTCTGAAAGTCTGAATATCCCAATAATTGCAAGTGGAGGAGCGGGAAATATGCAACACTTTGCAGATGCTTTTACAGAGGGTAAGGCAGATGCAGCTCTTGCAGCCAGTGTTTTTCACTTTAAAGAAATAGAAATTCCAAGTTTAAAAGAAGAGTTAGCCACGCAAGGGATTGCGATGAGATTATAA
- a CDS encoding VOC family protein, translated as MSTRPFHLAIPVDNLEKARAFYRDILDLPEGRSSDHWVDFNFFGHQLVIHYKEKSTVDEIHNEVDGKAVPVPHFGVVLAWEDFEAFAEKIAPHVDFVIEPYVRFKGLTGEQTTMFFYDPCGNALEFKAFRDDSQIFAK; from the coding sequence ATGAGTACAAGACCATTTCACCTCGCCATACCTGTAGATAATTTAGAAAAAGCACGCGCCTTCTATCGCGATATACTTGACCTACCTGAAGGCCGCAGCAGCGACCACTGGGTAGATTTCAACTTTTTCGGTCACCAGCTAGTGATTCATTACAAGGAAAAATCTACTGTAGATGAAATCCATAATGAAGTAGATGGTAAAGCGGTACCTGTTCCTCATTTTGGAGTTGTACTCGCTTGGGAAGATTTTGAAGCATTTGCCGAAAAAATAGCACCACACGTAGATTTTGTAATAGAACCTTATGTACGCTTTAAAGGTCTAACTGGAGAGCAAACTACAATGTTCTTCTATGACCCTTGCGGTAACGCGCTTGAGTTTAAAGCCTTTAGAGACGACTCTCAAATATTTGCCAAATAA
- a CDS encoding AI-2E family transporter: protein MQTLKPNLLRQFFIIFLIILFGWLIFKEMATYLSGILGAITLFVLLRKWQEYLVKKRKWNSSVSACVLMAGSFLVILVPIAGLVLMLTSKISKAVENSGKVINIVKTEMADIESRFGLDIASSIDTSSVTDWISSNLQGLAGGTFNVFIAIGLMYFMLYYMLTNRRTFRESMLEYIPLSEKNLKLIGKDSQELVKSNAIGIPLVALLQGLVALIGFLILGVEDPFFWFAIVTVGSMIPFVGTALGIVPVCIILYAAGDIWQAIVMVIYGTVVVGSTDNLFRLVIQKRLADVHPLITIIGVIVGVPLFGFIGLIFGPIVVSIFLLIVKIYKQEYGKEVPSKQEGVL from the coding sequence ATGCAAACACTCAAACCTAACCTTTTACGACAGTTCTTTATCATCTTTTTAATCATTCTATTTGGGTGGTTAATATTTAAGGAGATGGCAACCTATCTATCAGGTATACTAGGTGCGATTACACTCTTTGTTTTATTACGTAAGTGGCAAGAATATCTAGTAAAAAAAAGAAAATGGAACTCTAGCGTTTCCGCTTGCGTTCTTATGGCAGGCTCATTTCTTGTAATACTAGTACCTATTGCTGGGCTTGTATTAATGCTCACCTCAAAAATTAGTAAAGCGGTAGAAAATAGTGGCAAAGTCATAAACATTGTAAAAACAGAAATGGCAGATATAGAGTCTCGTTTTGGTCTTGATATCGCAAGCTCCATAGACACCAGTTCTGTAACAGACTGGATAAGTAGTAACCTTCAAGGGCTAGCCGGTGGGACCTTTAATGTATTTATCGCCATAGGTCTTATGTATTTTATGCTGTATTATATGCTTACTAATAGAAGGACTTTTAGAGAGTCTATGCTAGAGTATATACCCCTCAGTGAGAAAAACTTAAAACTCATAGGTAAAGATAGTCAGGAACTTGTAAAGTCAAATGCCATAGGCATACCACTAGTAGCATTACTACAGGGACTTGTGGCACTTATAGGCTTTTTAATACTTGGTGTAGAAGATCCCTTTTTCTGGTTTGCAATTGTCACCGTTGGGTCTATGATACCATTTGTAGGTACCGCCTTAGGTATCGTACCAGTGTGCATCATTCTATACGCTGCTGGTGACATCTGGCAAGCCATCGTGATGGTTATTTATGGTACAGTCGTAGTAGGCTCTACAGATAATCTTTTTAGACTCGTGATTCAAAAGCGACTGGCAGACGTTCACCCACTTATTACCATTATAGGAGTTATCGTAGGTGTGCCTTTGTTTGGTTTTATAGGTCTCATTTTTGGACCTATTGTAGTTAGTATTTTTCTGCTTATTGTAAAAATTTACAAACAAGAATATGGCAAAGAAGTGCCTTCAAAACAAGAAGGAGTACTATAA
- the ppgK gene encoding polyphosphate--glucose phosphotransferase, producing the protein MKILGIDIGGTGIKGVPVDLETEEYIGERFRIETPRPAKPKAVADCVQQLVNHFNWTGPIGIGFPTVIVDGKAMAYGNMHKSWMDVQIDELFSKKTGLPCSVINDADAASLAEVRYGAGKDLKGLVAVITVGTGIGSGLCYNGKLIPNFEFGRIPYKKKPIEKYAANSVRKEEKLTYKEWAERFNFFLKNVELICTPNHYIIGGGISKHMAEFERYLTTDIPIVAAKTKNHAGIIGAACGYLDKLER; encoded by the coding sequence ATGAAGATATTAGGTATCGACATAGGCGGAACGGGAATAAAAGGTGTCCCTGTAGATCTGGAAACAGAAGAGTATATAGGTGAACGTTTTAGAATAGAAACCCCGCGCCCTGCAAAACCTAAAGCTGTAGCAGATTGTGTACAGCAACTCGTAAATCACTTTAACTGGACGGGACCCATAGGTATAGGCTTTCCTACCGTAATCGTAGATGGTAAAGCTATGGCGTATGGCAATATGCACAAGAGCTGGATGGATGTACAGATAGATGAACTTTTTTCAAAAAAAACCGGTTTACCTTGCTCTGTTATAAACGATGCAGATGCAGCAAGTCTTGCCGAAGTAAGATATGGAGCCGGAAAAGACTTAAAGGGTCTGGTTGCTGTGATCACAGTAGGCACAGGTATAGGCTCTGGACTTTGTTATAACGGTAAACTCATCCCAAATTTTGAATTTGGTCGTATTCCATACAAGAAAAAGCCTATTGAAAAATATGCAGCAAACTCTGTAAGAAAGGAAGAAAAACTCACTTATAAAGAGTGGGCAGAGCGCTTTAATTTCTTTCTTAAAAATGTAGAGTTAATATGTACACCTAACCATTATATAATAGGCGGTGGTATAAGTAAGCATATGGCAGAGTTTGAAAGATATCTTACTACAGATATTCCTATTGTTGCAGCAAAAACTAAGAATCACGCTGGCATTATCGGTGCTGCTTGTGGCTATCTAGATAAACTAGAACGCTAG
- a CDS encoding M14 family zinc carboxypeptidase encodes MRLLLVLITLLLSSLSMLAQSGKVDMDYYLPTDVTYNPNIPTPESVLGYTPGEWHVSHDKLSEYMRTLAAASDRMTIESRGATFEGRPILLLTVTSPSNHSNIENIRKEHVKLVEDGSASLSTSSMPIVVYQGMSIHGNEPSGANAGLIAAYYLAAAQGPKIDALLDNTIILFDPSFNPDGLQRFAYWANTNKSININADPQDREYDEVWPGGRTNHYWFDMNRDWLPVQLPESRARIKTFHTWYPNILTDHHEMGSNSSFFFQPGIQSRTHPLTPALNQELTKQIGNYHAAALDKIGSFYYTEESFDDFYYGKGSTFPDINGGIGILFEQGSSRGHAQETENGLLEFPFTIRNQFTAILSTLEAAQGMRKQLLDYQRDFFNNARGEKGSGAYAFGSEKDAGSAYHLAEVLKRHQIKVHEVAQDFSQDGANFKKGMSYIVPKNQRQSRLIKAMFEKRTTFQDSLFYDISAWSFPLSFGVDFTENASLSKASNEIQGLKRKPTPAVATSTYAYLMEWHDYYTPKALNTILNKGIRTKVGMQKFSVEGTSYDYGTIMIPVQNQSLNKQELASFINEVAQDANVTIKAVSTGLTEGIDLGSNQFRALEPARVAMIVGEGINPYDAGEMWHLFDTRYNMRITKIDTKDLGRADLSRYTDIILPNLWGNAINNSNTDKIKQWVRSGGTLIGYKNVANWFERNKMLDIEFVKTKNPAKNVSFEQRRDFTGAQVIGGAIFEAKQDRSHPINFGYTGDKVSLFRNTTLFIKADSTSYKNPIQYTKSPLQAGYISKINLKAIPETRPFVHQSTGRGEVILFTDNTNFRAFWYGTNKLLMNAIFFGSEM; translated from the coding sequence ATGCGCTTATTACTCGTACTTATTACCCTACTATTAAGTAGCCTATCTATGCTCGCACAAAGCGGAAAGGTAGATATGGATTACTATTTACCTACAGATGTCACTTATAATCCAAATATACCTACACCAGAAAGTGTTTTAGGCTACACACCTGGAGAGTGGCACGTAAGTCACGACAAGTTATCAGAATATATGCGCACGCTTGCAGCAGCAAGTGACCGTATGACTATAGAAAGTCGAGGAGCTACCTTTGAGGGAAGACCTATTTTATTACTAACGGTCACCTCACCTAGTAATCACTCCAATATTGAAAATATACGTAAAGAACACGTAAAACTGGTGGAAGATGGCAGTGCTAGCTTGAGCACAAGCAGTATGCCTATTGTAGTATACCAAGGGATGTCTATACACGGTAATGAACCTTCTGGCGCAAATGCAGGGCTTATAGCTGCATACTATCTCGCTGCCGCTCAAGGACCTAAAATAGATGCACTACTAGATAACACCATTATACTTTTTGACCCATCATTTAATCCAGATGGTTTACAACGTTTTGCTTACTGGGCAAATACAAATAAGAGTATAAACATAAATGCAGACCCTCAAGACCGCGAGTATGACGAGGTATGGCCAGGTGGTCGTACTAACCACTACTGGTTTGATATGAACAGAGACTGGCTTCCAGTACAACTACCAGAGTCAAGAGCGCGTATTAAGACATTTCATACCTGGTATCCTAACATTCTTACAGACCATCACGAGATGGGATCTAACAGTAGCTTTTTCTTTCAGCCAGGTATACAATCTCGTACACACCCGCTCACACCTGCGCTTAACCAAGAACTCACAAAGCAAATAGGGAACTACCACGCGGCAGCGTTAGATAAAATAGGCAGCTTTTACTATACAGAAGAGAGTTTTGATGATTTCTATTACGGTAAAGGATCTACCTTTCCAGACATAAATGGTGGTATAGGTATTCTCTTTGAGCAAGGAAGTAGCCGCGGCCACGCCCAAGAAACAGAAAACGGTTTACTTGAGTTTCCGTTTACCATACGTAACCAGTTTACAGCTATTCTATCTACCCTTGAGGCTGCACAAGGTATGCGCAAGCAACTACTAGACTATCAACGTGACTTTTTTAATAACGCTCGAGGCGAAAAAGGGAGTGGCGCATATGCCTTTGGGAGTGAAAAAGATGCCGGTAGCGCATACCACCTAGCAGAGGTACTTAAAAGACATCAAATAAAAGTACACGAGGTTGCACAAGACTTCTCGCAAGATGGAGCAAACTTTAAAAAAGGAATGAGCTACATCGTCCCAAAAAACCAAAGACAGAGCCGCCTCATAAAAGCGATGTTTGAAAAACGCACAACTTTTCAAGATAGCTTGTTTTATGATATAAGTGCTTGGTCTTTTCCACTCTCTTTTGGTGTAGATTTTACAGAAAATGCATCTTTAAGCAAAGCTAGTAACGAGATACAAGGTTTAAAAAGAAAACCTACCCCAGCAGTTGCCACAAGCACCTATGCATATCTTATGGAGTGGCACGATTACTATACACCTAAGGCGCTCAACACCATACTTAACAAGGGTATTAGAACAAAGGTGGGTATGCAAAAATTTAGTGTAGAGGGTACCTCTTATGACTATGGTACCATAATGATACCTGTGCAAAATCAATCGCTTAATAAGCAAGAACTAGCTAGTTTTATAAACGAAGTAGCACAAGATGCAAACGTAACCATCAAGGCAGTAAGTACTGGCCTCACAGAAGGTATAGATCTTGGTAGTAACCAGTTTAGAGCATTAGAGCCTGCTCGCGTGGCAATGATAGTGGGTGAAGGTATTAACCCCTATGATGCGGGAGAGATGTGGCACCTATTTGACACACGTTACAATATGCGTATCACAAAAATTGATACTAAAGACCTTGGTCGCGCAGACTTGTCTAGATACACAGACATCATATTACCTAATTTGTGGGGTAACGCCATAAACAATAGCAACACAGACAAGATAAAACAGTGGGTACGTTCTGGAGGGACCCTCATAGGTTATAAAAACGTAGCAAACTGGTTTGAAAGAAATAAGATGCTAGACATAGAATTTGTAAAAACTAAAAACCCTGCAAAAAACGTAAGCTTTGAGCAACGTAGAGATTTTACAGGAGCACAAGTAATAGGAGGTGCAATTTTTGAAGCAAAGCAAGATCGCTCGCACCCTATTAATTTTGGGTATACGGGCGATAAAGTATCTCTTTTTAGAAACACCACGCTATTTATAAAAGCAGACTCTACAAGCTACAAGAACCCTATACAGTACACTAAGTCACCATTACAAGCTGGTTACATCTCTAAGATTAATCTTAAAGCAATCCCAGAGACGAGACCTTTTGTACACCAGAGTACAGGGCGTGGTGAGGTTATCTTATTTACAGATAACACAAATTTTAGAGCGTTCTGGTATGGAACAAACAAACTGCTTATGAATGCTATTTTCTTCGGGAGTGAGATGTAA
- a CDS encoding MDR family MFS transporter, which produces MKTLLRNYLKTFDGLSREIWWLSLITLINRSGAMVIPFLSIYLNKSLHFSLQDVAWIMTSYGLGSFAGAWIGGKLSDIIGYYKVILLSLLLTGINFLWVMHVESFWMMCISFFVLIAVADMGRPAFFVALSAYSKPENKTRSLTLIRLAINLGFSVGPAIGGFLVALSGYQTLFYVDGITCLLAGVLMMQVLNPKKTKELDKEVVVQNPVKPLKDTPYVLFLIALALFGIIFVQYFSTVPLYYKDAYKLDEDAIGLILALNGALIVVFEMPLIAWMEKKALTNVQSTIVGLLMTGASFLLLLWETWVGVVVIGMVIATFGEMISFPFSNKFALDRSKLGRQGAYMGVYSMSFSVAHIFGHNSGMQITAYYGFQTTWLFLIGLTLIAWLLLYIVKRMLAKETL; this is translated from the coding sequence ATGAAAACACTGCTGCGCAATTACCTTAAAACCTTTGATGGCTTATCAAGAGAGATCTGGTGGCTGTCACTCATCACGCTCATTAATAGATCTGGGGCGATGGTTATCCCATTCTTGTCTATTTACCTCAATAAGAGTTTACATTTTAGCCTACAAGACGTCGCTTGGATAATGACTTCGTACGGTCTAGGTTCTTTTGCTGGTGCTTGGATAGGCGGTAAACTAAGCGATATAATAGGGTATTATAAAGTCATTTTATTAAGCCTGCTCCTCACCGGTATTAACTTTTTATGGGTAATGCACGTAGAGAGTTTCTGGATGATGTGTATTTCATTCTTTGTTCTTATTGCAGTGGCAGATATGGGACGCCCTGCCTTTTTTGTAGCACTAAGTGCCTACTCAAAACCAGAAAATAAAACACGTTCATTAACACTCATTAGGCTCGCAATTAATCTAGGCTTTTCTGTAGGTCCCGCCATAGGTGGTTTTCTGGTAGCACTCTCTGGATACCAGACACTATTTTATGTAGATGGCATCACCTGCTTGCTTGCGGGTGTACTTATGATGCAAGTACTCAACCCTAAAAAGACTAAAGAGTTAGATAAGGAAGTAGTTGTTCAAAACCCCGTAAAACCGCTTAAGGATACACCTTATGTATTATTCTTAATAGCGCTTGCGCTTTTTGGGATCATATTTGTACAATATTTTTCTACTGTGCCCCTTTATTACAAGGATGCTTATAAACTTGATGAAGACGCCATAGGCCTTATACTAGCACTTAATGGCGCACTCATTGTTGTGTTTGAAATGCCACTCATAGCCTGGATGGAAAAAAAGGCGCTTACTAACGTACAAAGCACCATTGTAGGTTTGCTTATGACGGGCGCAAGTTTTCTATTACTGTTGTGGGAGACTTGGGTAGGTGTTGTTGTGATAGGTATGGTAATCGCAACCTTTGGAGAGATGATTTCCTTCCCTTTTAGTAACAAATTTGCCTTAGACAGATCTAAACTAGGGAGACAAGGAGCATATATGGGTGTTTACAGTATGTCATTTTCTGTAGCTCATATTTTTGGTCACAACAGCGGGATGCAAATTACTGCATATTATGGCTTTCAGACCACTTGGCTATTTTTAATAGGCCTCACACTTATTGCCTGGCTCCTACTCTACATTGTAAAGAGAATGCTTGCCAAAGAAACCCTATGA
- a CDS encoding DJ-1/PfpI family protein, whose translation MKYYILLLTTLILIGCNTEPKTIEQLAVTNKVDNAFAKAKAVLDSTRYNVAFLIMDGTFNTELTAPFDIFQHTIYRENIKAMNVFTVANTLQPVRTFEGMYLLPDFDYTSEDLPKIDILVVPSAEHHLDTDLEDEALINFVKKVDKEATYVTSHCDGAFVLAKAGLLDNSVSTTFPSDIDKMRETFPNLDIRKDVLFVHDGKYITSAGGAKSFEAALYLTELLYGAEIARSLAGGLVIDWKLDDVPHLITKE comes from the coding sequence ATGAAATACTATATACTACTACTTACAACGCTTATATTAATAGGTTGCAATACAGAACCTAAAACTATAGAACAGCTGGCTGTTACTAATAAGGTTGATAACGCTTTCGCGAAAGCAAAAGCTGTACTAGACTCAACGCGCTACAATGTAGCCTTCTTAATTATGGATGGCACTTTTAACACAGAGCTTACGGCACCATTTGACATTTTTCAGCATACAATTTATAGAGAAAATATAAAAGCGATGAATGTTTTTACAGTGGCAAATACCCTACAACCTGTGCGTACCTTTGAAGGGATGTATCTACTACCAGACTTTGACTATACTAGCGAAGACCTACCTAAAATAGATATACTCGTTGTACCAAGTGCAGAGCATCATCTAGATACAGATCTGGAGGATGAAGCACTCATTAACTTTGTAAAAAAAGTAGATAAAGAGGCTACGTATGTAACCTCACATTGTGATGGTGCTTTTGTACTTGCAAAGGCAGGTTTACTAGACAACAGTGTCTCAACGACCTTCCCGAGTGACATCGATAAGATGCGCGAGACGTTTCCTAATCTTGATATAAGAAAAGATGTATTATTTGTACACGACGGGAAGTATATCACCTCTGCCGGAGGTGCAAAAAGTTTTGAGGCTGCTCTCTATCTTACCGAACTTCTTTACGGGGCAGAAATTGCAAGATCACTAGCCGGAGGCCTAGTGATAGACTGGAAACTAGATGATGTACCACACCTCATAACAAAGGAATAG
- a CDS encoding HAD family hydrolase — protein MKNSKITTVIFDLGGVLIDWSPEYVYLKEFRGDREKMDWFLEHVCAWDWNVNQDAGYPLEKATKERIAMFPEYEELIKMYYGRWEEMLGFTHLDTLKILKELVDNPDYRVLALTNWSGETFPVALEKFPWLQWFEGILVSGDEGTRKPFKEIYDLMLNRYHINPAEAVFIDDSLSNVEGCKRSGIAGIHFKNVKTLAVQLRTLGVHVTLQ, from the coding sequence ATGAAAAATTCAAAAATCACCACCGTCATATTTGACTTAGGAGGCGTTCTCATAGACTGGAGTCCCGAGTATGTATATCTCAAAGAGTTTAGAGGCGATCGAGAGAAAATGGACTGGTTTTTAGAACACGTTTGTGCTTGGGACTGGAATGTAAATCAAGATGCAGGCTATCCATTAGAAAAAGCAACCAAAGAGCGTATAGCGATGTTTCCAGAATATGAAGAGCTCATAAAAATGTATTACGGCCGCTGGGAGGAGATGCTTGGTTTTACACACCTAGACACGCTAAAAATATTAAAAGAACTAGTAGATAATCCAGACTATAGAGTGCTAGCATTAACAAACTGGAGCGGAGAAACCTTTCCTGTTGCGCTAGAAAAGTTTCCTTGGCTGCAGTGGTTTGAAGGAATTCTAGTCTCTGGTGATGAAGGTACACGCAAACCTTTTAAAGAAATTTACGATCTTATGCTAAACAGGTATCATATTAATCCAGCAGAGGCTGTTTTTATAGATGACAGTCTTAGCAATGTTGAGGGCTGTAAGCGCTCTGGCATAGCAGGAATTCATTTTAAAAATGTAAAAACTCTAGCTGTACAACTTAGAACACTAGGTGTACACGTAACTTTACAATAA
- the arsC gene encoding arsenate reductase (glutaredoxin) (This arsenate reductase requires both glutathione and glutaredoxin to convert arsenate to arsenite, after which the efflux transporter formed by ArsA and ArsB can extrude the arsenite from the cell, providing resistance.), translating to MIKIYHNPRCTKSRQGLAVVEASGKEFELVKYLDTSLSTEQLNEIINILDIKPIELVRKNEAIWKSNYKGKDLTDAQIVAAMSENPKLIERPIVILDKNGVIGRPTELINELLEK from the coding sequence ATGATTAAAATATATCACAATCCTCGTTGTACAAAAAGTAGACAAGGTCTTGCTGTCGTAGAGGCATCTGGAAAAGAATTTGAACTAGTCAAGTATCTTGATACTTCTCTTAGTACAGAGCAACTTAATGAGATTATAAACATACTGGATATTAAACCCATAGAGCTCGTTAGAAAAAATGAAGCCATCTGGAAAAGTAATTATAAAGGTAAAGACCTCACAGATGCTCAAATAGTGGCTGCGATGAGTGAAAATCCAAAATTAATTGAGCGTCCCATTGTAATTCTCGATAAAAATGGCGTTATTGGTAGACCAACAGAGTTAATTAATGAACTCTTAGAGAAATAA
- a CDS encoding 4Fe-4S dicluster domain-containing protein yields MAIIITDECINCGACEPECPNTAIYEGADDWRYADGTDLEGNVVLPNGKEVDANEAQEPVSDEIYYIIPDKCTECKGFHEEPQCAAVCPVDCCVPDDDHVETDEVLLAKQAFMHKDA; encoded by the coding sequence ATGGCAATTATCATAACAGACGAATGTATAAACTGCGGTGCCTGCGAGCCAGAATGTCCTAATACGGCAATATATGAAGGAGCAGATGACTGGCGCTATGCAGATGGTACAGATCTGGAAGGAAATGTAGTACTACCTAACGGTAAGGAAGTAGATGCAAACGAGGCGCAAGAGCCGGTGAGCGATGAGATTTACTATATTATACCAGATAAGTGTACTGAGTGTAAAGGTTTTCACGAAGAGCCACAGTGTGCTGCCGTATGTCCAGTAGATTGCTGTGTACCTGATGACGACCACGTAGAGACAGATGAAGTTTTACTTGCAAAGCAAGCCTTTATGCATAAAGATGCATAG
- a CDS encoding acyl-CoA reductase, translating into MTLQQRINAFSKLGTFLSQFSRTNIAQKEGVAHNDLFFDGMKHQFKLARENNGWFTQENILFALEGWAALLTEEKLSEWMSGYNDAFAKAQSQKTVAIIMAGNIPLVGFHDFLCVLIADQNVVIKQSSNDKHLLPYLAKYLEYVYPAFKGRISFTEEKLPAHDAVIATGSDNTARYFEYYFGKKPNIIRKNRNSVAILTGDESEEQLKALGEDIFRYYGLGCRNVSKLLVPEGYNFDAFFKAIYSWSDVMNDAKYANNYDYNKAVYLMSLFDLLENGFLMLKEDESYGSPIATLFYEKYESKESLDLKLSQDADKIQCIVGDNEKLQDFKSLIPFGKTQKPNLQDYADGVDTIAFLVSILP; encoded by the coding sequence ATGACGCTTCAACAAAGAATTAACGCTTTTAGTAAACTCGGGACTTTCTTGAGTCAGTTCTCACGTACTAATATTGCTCAAAAAGAGGGAGTTGCACACAATGACCTATTTTTTGACGGAATGAAACATCAGTTTAAACTCGCGCGAGAAAACAACGGATGGTTTACGCAAGAAAATATTCTTTTTGCACTTGAGGGATGGGCAGCACTCCTTACCGAAGAAAAACTTAGCGAGTGGATGAGCGGTTATAATGACGCTTTCGCGAAAGCGCAATCCCAAAAAACTGTTGCTATCATAATGGCAGGTAACATCCCGCTAGTGGGTTTTCACGACTTTTTATGTGTGCTTATTGCAGATCAAAATGTCGTAATAAAACAGTCTTCAAACGATAAACACCTACTGCCCTACCTAGCCAAATATCTGGAATATGTATATCCAGCCTTTAAGGGCCGTATCTCATTTACAGAAGAAAAACTACCTGCACACGATGCTGTGATTGCAACGGGAAGTGACAATACGGCAAGATATTTTGAATATTACTTTGGTAAGAAGCCAAACATTATAAGGAAAAACAGAAACTCTGTTGCTATACTTACAGGTGATGAGAGTGAAGAGCAACTTAAAGCGCTAGGCGAAGATATATTTAGATACTACGGTCTAGGCTGTCGCAATGTGTCCAAATTACTGGTACCAGAAGGATATAACTTTGACGCTTTTTTTAAAGCTATCTACTCGTGGAGCGATGTGATGAACGATGCTAAGTATGCAAATAACTATGACTATAATAAGGCAGTCTACCTTATGAGCCTTTTTGATCTTCTAGAAAATGGGTTTTTAATGCTTAAGGAAGATGAAAGTTATGGCTCTCCTATTGCTACCTTATTTTATGAAAAATATGAGTCAAAAGAATCTCTTGATTTAAAACTTTCTCAAGATGCAGATAAAATACAATGCATTGTAGGTGATAATGAAAAATTACAAGATTTTAAATCACTTATACCATTTGGAAAGACTCAAAAACCGAATCTTCAAGATTATGCCGATGGAGTTGATACTATTGCATTTTTAGTATCGATTTTGCCATAA